A DNA window from Streptomyces asoensis contains the following coding sequences:
- a CDS encoding (2Fe-2S)-binding protein, producing MPTAPSATTEAYARLTEVFPDLTVTELGHREPFPQGGGWVTAAELAAGGTALEAFLAWDDAQVVRDYGRPARPDVVASFGLHRYAWPACLLITVPWFLHRRVPRLPVTHVSYDRTGGGMRMAVRPTPSFACLPGDPAALLPGARVVPDEEALRAEVRAALAEHHEPVLAGFGPSARRRGRALWGMVTDEIVESLWYVAQLFGEGEQERARRELELLLPGATRPYVGSASFRELTGPGGETVPTRDRASCCMFYTVRPEDTCVTCPRTCDADRFARLTAAELTAGAAS from the coding sequence ATGCCCACAGCCCCGTCGGCCACAACGGAGGCCTACGCCCGCCTCACGGAGGTCTTCCCCGACCTGACCGTCACGGAGCTCGGGCACCGGGAGCCCTTCCCGCAGGGCGGCGGCTGGGTCACGGCGGCCGAGCTCGCGGCGGGCGGCACGGCCCTGGAGGCGTTCCTCGCCTGGGACGACGCACAGGTCGTCCGCGACTACGGCCGGCCCGCACGGCCCGACGTCGTCGCCAGCTTCGGACTGCACCGGTACGCGTGGCCCGCCTGTCTGCTGATCACGGTCCCGTGGTTCCTGCACCGCCGCGTGCCCCGCCTGCCCGTGACACACGTCTCGTACGACCGCACCGGCGGCGGGATGCGGATGGCCGTCCGGCCGACCCCCTCCTTCGCCTGCCTGCCGGGCGATCCGGCGGCGCTGCTGCCCGGGGCCCGGGTGGTGCCCGACGAGGAGGCGCTGCGCGCCGAGGTCCGGGCGGCGCTGGCGGAGCACCACGAGCCGGTGCTCGCCGGGTTCGGCCCGTCGGCGCGCCGTCGCGGCCGGGCCCTGTGGGGCATGGTGACCGACGAGATCGTCGAGAGCCTGTGGTACGTCGCGCAGCTGTTCGGCGAGGGCGAGCAGGAGCGGGCCAGGCGGGAGCTGGAGCTGCTCCTGCCGGGCGCCACGCGCCCCTACGTGGGCTCGGCGTCCTTCCGCGAACTGACCGGCCCCGGCGGCGAGACCGTCCCCACCCGCGACCGGGCGAGCTGCTGCATGTTCTACACGGTGCGCCCCGAGGACACCTGCGTCACCTGCCCGCGCACCTGCGACGCGGACCGCTTCGCCCGGCTGACCGCGGCCGAACTCACCGCCGGCGCCGCGAGTTGA
- a CDS encoding PucR family transcriptional regulator produces the protein MRLRALLDTDALGLRLLGGENELDRAVRGVMTTDLRDPSRYLSGGELVLTGLAWRRDAADSEPFVRILVQAGVAALAAGEAELGAVPEDLAVACARHRLPLFAVHESVAFATITEHVVRQVSGERAGDLAAVVDRHRRMMTSGPAGGGPDVVLDLLGSDLDLRAWVLSPTGRLIAGPKPAAPALSPQACARLAGEHLAAVRGGRRGPHRLVLGQTTYSLFPIRGGGRAPQSLPGTQAPRDVRESVLSEWLLAVEADAGDWAEERLDLLQGVTQLIAVERDRRDAARSVRRRLAQEVLELVQTGAAPAEIAARLRVAAPVLLPGLGAAPHWQVVVARVEWDEGGPEAGPVAQALLEEILVDPLATGPEPSDRVAVAHTGDEAVALVPLPAVSSEHDGSETGVLADALLAAVREPLSAGLDGDGRLTLGVSAAVHSAEGLRGALEEARHARRVAAARPGRVCAAGHQELASHVLLLPFVPDDVRKAFTARLLNPLRDYDRRHRAELIPTLEAFLDCDGSWTRCASRLHLHVNTLRYRVGRIEQLTGRDLSRLEDKLDFFLALRMS, from the coding sequence ATGCGGCTGCGCGCACTGCTGGACACCGACGCGCTGGGCCTCAGGCTGCTCGGCGGCGAGAACGAGCTCGACCGCGCGGTACGGGGTGTCATGACCACCGACCTGCGGGACCCCAGCCGCTACCTCTCCGGAGGGGAACTGGTGCTCACGGGCCTGGCCTGGCGCCGGGACGCGGCGGACTCCGAACCGTTCGTACGGATCCTGGTGCAGGCCGGGGTGGCCGCGCTCGCGGCCGGTGAGGCGGAGCTCGGCGCCGTCCCCGAGGACCTGGCCGTCGCCTGCGCCCGGCACCGTCTGCCGCTCTTCGCGGTGCACGAGTCGGTGGCCTTCGCGACGATCACGGAGCACGTCGTTCGGCAGGTGTCCGGTGAGCGCGCGGGCGACCTCGCGGCCGTCGTCGACCGGCACCGGCGGATGATGACCTCGGGTCCGGCGGGCGGCGGCCCGGACGTGGTCCTGGACCTGCTGGGCTCCGACCTGGACCTGCGCGCCTGGGTCCTGTCCCCGACCGGCCGGCTCATCGCGGGCCCGAAGCCGGCCGCGCCGGCCCTGTCGCCGCAGGCGTGCGCGCGGCTCGCGGGCGAGCATCTGGCGGCCGTCCGCGGCGGACGGCGGGGCCCGCACCGGCTGGTCCTGGGGCAGACGACGTACTCGCTCTTCCCGATCCGCGGCGGCGGCCGCGCTCCCCAGTCCCTCCCCGGGACCCAGGCGCCGCGGGACGTGCGCGAGAGCGTCCTTTCGGAGTGGCTGCTGGCCGTCGAGGCCGACGCCGGGGACTGGGCGGAGGAGCGCCTGGACCTGCTCCAGGGCGTCACCCAGCTGATCGCCGTCGAGCGGGACCGGCGCGACGCCGCGCGCTCGGTGCGCAGGCGGCTCGCCCAGGAGGTGCTCGAACTGGTCCAGACGGGCGCGGCCCCGGCGGAGATCGCGGCCCGGCTGCGGGTCGCCGCGCCGGTGCTGCTGCCCGGCCTCGGGGCTGCCCCGCACTGGCAGGTGGTCGTGGCCCGGGTCGAATGGGACGAAGGCGGCCCGGAGGCCGGCCCGGTCGCCCAGGCGCTCCTGGAGGAGATCCTGGTCGACCCGCTCGCCACCGGCCCCGAGCCGTCCGACCGCGTCGCCGTGGCCCACACCGGCGACGAGGCCGTCGCCCTGGTGCCGCTGCCGGCCGTGTCGAGCGAGCACGACGGCTCCGAGACCGGCGTCCTCGCCGACGCCCTCCTCGCCGCGGTACGGGAACCGCTCTCCGCCGGCCTCGACGGCGACGGGCGGCTCACGCTCGGCGTCAGCGCGGCCGTGCACTCGGCGGAGGGGCTGCGCGGGGCGCTGGAGGAGGCGCGGCACGCGCGGCGGGTCGCCGCGGCCCGCCCCGGCCGGGTCTGTGCCGCGGGCCACCAGGAACTGGCCTCGCACGTGCTGCTGCTCCCGTTCGTCCCGGACGACGTGCGCAAGGCGTTCACCGCCCGGCTGCTGAACCCGCTGCGCGACTACGACCGGCGCCATCGCGCCGAGCTGATCCCGACGCTGGAGGCGTTCCTGGACTGCGACGGCTCGTGGACCCGGTGCGCGTCCCGTCTGCACCTCCACGTCAACACACTGCGCTACCGGGTGGGCAGGATCGAGCAGTTGACGGGCCGTGACCTCTCGAGGCTCGAGGACAAGCTGGATTTCTTCCTGGCCCTGCGGATGAGCTGA
- a CDS encoding (2Fe-2S)-binding protein yields the protein MRVNFTVNGRPQEADDVWEGESLLYVLRERLGLPGSKNACEQGECGSCTVRLDGVPVCSCLVAAGQAEGRDVVTVEGLADHARQRAERAGRATGPCGTPGAPPGEATDGPTADGAGSRPGEEAALAPIQQAFIDAGAVQCGFCTPGLLVAADEMLEHNPNPTDADIREALSGNLCRCTGYEKIMDAVRLAAARQGEAV from the coding sequence ATGCGAGTCAACTTCACCGTCAACGGACGTCCTCAGGAAGCCGACGACGTCTGGGAGGGCGAGAGCCTGCTGTACGTACTGCGCGAGCGGCTCGGGCTGCCCGGTTCGAAGAACGCCTGCGAACAGGGCGAGTGCGGCTCCTGCACGGTCCGGCTCGACGGCGTCCCGGTGTGTTCCTGCCTGGTCGCCGCCGGCCAGGCCGAGGGCCGTGACGTCGTGACCGTCGAGGGCCTCGCCGACCACGCCAGGCAGCGCGCCGAACGCGCCGGCCGCGCGACGGGCCCCTGCGGCACACCGGGCGCCCCGCCCGGGGAGGCCACCGACGGCCCGACGGCGGACGGCGCCGGCTCCCGCCCCGGCGAGGAAGCCGCGCTCGCCCCGATCCAGCAGGCGTTCATCGACGCGGGCGCCGTCCAGTGCGGCTTCTGCACGCCCGGTCTGCTGGTCGCCGCCGACGAGATGCTGGAGCACAACCCGAACCCGACCGACGCCGACATCAGAGAGGCGCTCTCCGGCAACCTCTGCCGGTGCACCGGCTACGAGAAGATCATGGACGCGGTCCGCCTGGCGGCCGCCCGGCAGGGAGAGGCGGTCTGA
- a CDS encoding ATP-binding protein: protein MERQARGSGPTAVAGTSATRGTGETTAGDVTEQDRAPQLRRRLGRADLRAVPETRRALRELLRDWGRPGRSETAELLTSELVTNALVHTDDDALLTATVSASGLRVEVRDSAAHRPRPRVPTADEATHGRGLVLLESLADTWGVRAQGGGKVVWFELGAGAA from the coding sequence ATGGAGAGGCAGGCACGGGGAAGCGGTCCGACGGCGGTCGCGGGCACCTCGGCGACGAGAGGGACGGGGGAGACGACGGCCGGGGACGTGACGGAGCAGGACCGGGCACCGCAGCTCAGGCGCCGGCTCGGGCGGGCGGATCTGCGGGCGGTGCCCGAGACCCGCCGGGCCCTGCGCGAGCTGCTGCGGGACTGGGGCAGGCCGGGGCGTTCGGAGACGGCGGAACTGCTCACCAGCGAACTCGTCACCAACGCCCTCGTGCACACCGACGACGACGCGTTGCTGACGGCCACCGTCTCGGCGTCCGGCCTGCGGGTGGAGGTACGGGACTCGGCGGCCCACCGCCCCCGGCCCCGGGTGCCCACCGCCGACGAGGCCACGCACGGCCGGGGACTGGTCCTGTTGGAGTCCCTCGCGGACACCTGGGGGGTCCGGGCGCAGGGCGGCGGGAAGGTCGTCTGGTTCGAACTGGGCGCCGGAGCCGCCTGA
- a CDS encoding xanthine dehydrogenase family protein molybdopterin-binding subunit: MPRNSAPLGTPAKVTQGSPTRGGIGESTLRPDGILKVTGEFAYSSDLWHEDMLWGQILRSPLAHAEIVSIDTSEALALPGVYAVMTYDDLPTDVKNYGLEIQDTPVLAHGKVRHHGEPVAIVAADHPETARRAAAKIRVDYRELPVVTDEASATAPDAILVHEGRDDHHIGHVPHPNIVHRQPIVRGDAAAAAARADVVVRGEYTFGMQDQAFLGPESGLAVPEEDGGVHLYIATQWLHSDLRQIAPVLGLPESKVRMTLAGVGGAFGGREDLSMQIHACLLALRTGKPVKIVYNRFESFFGHVHRHPAKLTYEHGATRDGKLTHVTCRIVLDGGAYASASPAVVGNASSLGIGPYVVDDVDIEAIALYTNNPPCGAMRGFGAVQACFAYEAQMDKVAAELGMDPVEFRQINAMEQGSLLPTGQRVDSPAPVAELLRRVKAMPLPPERQWESSEGADVRQLPGGLSNTTHGEGVVRGIGYAVGIKNVGFSEGFDDYSTARVRMEVVAGEPVATVHTAMAEVGQGGVTVHAQIARTELGVAQVTIHPADTQVGSAGSTSASRQTYVTGGAVKNSCELVREKVLEIGRRRFGSYHPAWATAELLLEGGKVVTDGGEVLADLVDVLQDDSVEVEAEWRHRPTEPFDLRTGQGNGHVQYSFAAHRAVVEVDTELGLVKVIELACAQDVGKALNPLSVIGQIQGGTTQGLGVAVMEEIIVDPRTAKVRNPSFTDYLIPTILDTPTIPVDVLELADDHAPYGLRGVGEAPTLSSTPAVLAAVRAATGLALDRTPVRPEHLTGTGPLGA, translated from the coding sequence ATGCCCCGCAACAGCGCCCCCCTCGGCACCCCCGCCAAGGTCACCCAGGGCTCGCCGACCAGGGGAGGCATCGGCGAGTCCACGCTCCGCCCCGACGGCATCCTCAAGGTCACCGGCGAGTTCGCGTACTCGTCCGACCTGTGGCACGAGGACATGCTCTGGGGCCAGATCCTGCGCTCCCCCCTCGCCCACGCCGAGATCGTCTCCATCGACACGTCCGAGGCGCTCGCGCTGCCCGGTGTGTACGCCGTGATGACCTACGACGACCTCCCGACCGACGTGAAGAACTACGGCCTGGAGATCCAGGACACCCCGGTCCTCGCCCACGGCAAGGTCCGCCACCACGGCGAGCCGGTCGCGATCGTCGCCGCCGACCACCCCGAGACCGCCCGCCGCGCCGCCGCGAAGATCAGGGTCGACTACCGCGAACTGCCCGTCGTCACCGACGAGGCGTCGGCCACCGCCCCGGACGCGATCCTGGTGCACGAGGGCCGCGACGACCACCACATCGGTCACGTCCCGCACCCCAACATCGTCCACCGGCAGCCGATCGTCCGGGGCGACGCGGCCGCGGCCGCCGCGCGCGCCGACGTCGTGGTCAGGGGCGAGTACACCTTCGGCATGCAGGACCAGGCCTTCCTCGGCCCCGAGTCCGGTCTCGCCGTGCCCGAGGAGGACGGCGGCGTCCACCTCTACATCGCCACCCAGTGGCTCCACTCCGACCTGCGCCAGATCGCGCCCGTCCTCGGCCTGCCCGAGAGCAAGGTACGGATGACGCTGGCCGGTGTCGGCGGTGCCTTCGGCGGCCGCGAGGACCTGTCGATGCAGATCCACGCCTGCCTCCTGGCGCTGCGCACCGGCAAGCCCGTCAAGATCGTCTACAACCGCTTCGAGTCCTTCTTCGGCCATGTCCACCGCCACCCGGCCAAGCTCACCTACGAGCACGGCGCGACCCGCGACGGCAAGCTGACCCACGTCACCTGCCGGATCGTCCTCGACGGCGGGGCGTACGCCTCGGCCAGCCCGGCCGTCGTCGGCAACGCCTCCTCGCTCGGCATCGGCCCCTACGTCGTCGACGACGTCGACATCGAGGCCATCGCCCTGTACACCAACAACCCGCCCTGTGGCGCGATGCGCGGTTTCGGCGCGGTCCAGGCGTGTTTCGCCTACGAGGCGCAGATGGACAAGGTCGCCGCGGAACTCGGCATGGACCCGGTGGAGTTCCGTCAGATCAACGCGATGGAGCAGGGGTCGCTCCTGCCGACCGGGCAGCGGGTCGACTCCCCGGCGCCGGTCGCCGAACTCCTGCGCCGGGTCAAGGCGATGCCGCTGCCCCCGGAGCGCCAGTGGGAGAGCAGCGAGGGCGCGGACGTACGGCAGCTGCCCGGCGGGCTGTCCAACACCACGCACGGCGAGGGCGTCGTGCGCGGGATCGGGTACGCCGTCGGCATCAAGAACGTCGGCTTCTCCGAGGGCTTCGACGACTACTCCACCGCCAGGGTGCGCATGGAGGTGGTCGCCGGCGAGCCCGTCGCGACCGTGCACACGGCCATGGCGGAGGTCGGCCAGGGCGGGGTGACCGTCCACGCGCAGATCGCCCGCACCGAGCTGGGCGTGGCGCAGGTGACCATCCACCCGGCGGACACCCAGGTCGGCAGCGCCGGTTCGACCTCGGCCTCCCGGCAGACGTACGTCACGGGCGGCGCCGTCAAGAACTCCTGCGAGCTGGTCCGGGAGAAGGTCCTGGAGATCGGGCGGCGCAGGTTCGGCTCTTACCACCCCGCCTGGGCCACCGCCGAACTGCTCCTGGAGGGCGGCAAGGTCGTCACCGACGGCGGGGAGGTCCTCGCCGACCTGGTCGACGTGCTCCAGGACGACAGCGTCGAGGTCGAGGCCGAGTGGCGGCACCGGCCCACCGAGCCGTTCGACCTGCGCACCGGGCAGGGCAACGGACATGTCCAGTACTCCTTCGCCGCGCACCGCGCCGTCGTGGAGGTCGACACCGAGCTCGGCCTGGTGAAGGTCATCGAGCTGGCCTGCGCGCAGGACGTCGGCAAGGCGCTCAACCCGCTGTCCGTGATCGGCCAGATCCAGGGCGGCACGACCCAGGGACTGGGCGTGGCGGTCATGGAGGAGATCATCGTCGACCCGAGGACGGCGAAGGTGCGCAACCCGTCCTTCACGGACTACCTGATCCCCACGATCCTCGACACGCCGACCATCCCGGTCGACGTGCTCGAACTCGCCGACGACCACGCCCCCTACGGGCTGCGCGGCGTCGGTGAGGCACCCACCCTGTCGTCGACGCCGGCGGTCCTCGCGGCCGTCCGCGCCGCGACCGGGCTCGCGCTCGACCGCACACCGGTCCGTCCGGAGCACCTCACCGGAACGGGGCCCCTGGGGGCCTGA
- a CDS encoding GntR family transcriptional regulator has product MERSAQGSTGTGTPAVPGADERSRVPAQSRGSVGSAASAGYPDGAEPDRCGPTGAARGEHTHGETPSPAPGFTRAAGPAAPVRPVVQRASVRGQILDALRTALVGGELLPGEVYSAPVLGERFGVSATPVREAMQQLALEGAVEVVPNRGFRVIVRGTRELAELAEVRALIEVPVMLRLARTVPAERWAELRPLAEASVRAAASGCPASYAEADRVFHREVLALSGNEQLVGFAEDLHRRSQWPLAAGPVRRGRADLVADAAEHMALLEALTAGEPDAAQSLVRRHFTPAPG; this is encoded by the coding sequence GTGGAGCGGAGTGCGCAGGGCTCCACCGGTACCGGAACCCCGGCCGTGCCGGGCGCCGACGAGCGGTCCCGGGTGCCGGCCCAGTCGCGCGGGTCCGTCGGCTCCGCCGCGTCCGCCGGATACCCGGACGGTGCGGAGCCCGACCGGTGCGGCCCGACGGGTGCGGCCCGCGGGGAGCACACGCACGGGGAGACCCCTTCGCCCGCGCCCGGCTTCACCCGGGCCGCGGGGCCCGCGGCGCCTGTCCGCCCGGTCGTGCAGCGGGCCTCCGTGCGCGGCCAGATCCTCGACGCCCTGCGCACGGCGCTCGTCGGCGGGGAACTGCTGCCGGGCGAGGTGTACTCGGCGCCCGTCCTCGGCGAACGCTTCGGGGTCTCCGCGACGCCGGTGCGCGAGGCGATGCAGCAGCTGGCGCTGGAGGGCGCCGTCGAGGTCGTCCCCAACCGGGGGTTCCGGGTGATCGTGCGGGGCACGCGCGAGCTGGCCGAACTGGCCGAGGTACGGGCCCTGATCGAGGTGCCCGTGATGCTGCGGCTGGCCCGTACGGTGCCGGCCGAACGCTGGGCGGAGCTGCGGCCCCTCGCGGAGGCGAGCGTGCGCGCGGCTGCCTCCGGCTGCCCGGCCTCGTACGCCGAGGCCGACCGGGTCTTCCACCGGGAGGTGCTCGCGCTGTCCGGCAACGAGCAGCTCGTCGGGTTCGCCGAGGACCTGCACCGCCGCTCGCAGTGGCCGCTGGCCGCCGGGCCGGTACGGCGCGGACGGGCGGACCTGGTGGCCGACGCGGCCGAGCACATGGCGCTGCTGGAGGCGCTGACCGCGGGGGAGCCGGACGCCGCGCAGTCACTGGTCCGCCGGCACTTCACGCCTGCCCCCGGCTGA
- a CDS encoding FAD binding domain-containing protein encodes MDFLRPASWEEALAAKAEHPTAVPIAGGTDVMVEINFDHRRPEYLLDLNRVGDLYEWEVGEDSVRLGASVPYTRIMEHLRAELPGLALASHTVASPQIRNRGGVGGNLGTASPAGDAHPALLAAGAEVEAESVRGTRRIPIDAFYTGVKRNALAPDELIRAVHVKKADGPQQYSKVGTRNAMVIAVCAFGIALHPASRTVRTGIGSAAPTPVRAKTAEEFLGAALDEGGFWDNGKIITPSVAKRFAELCAAACNPIDDVRGTASYRRHAVGVMARRTLTWTWESYRGARRTAEGAA; translated from the coding sequence ATGGACTTCCTTCGCCCCGCCAGCTGGGAGGAGGCGCTCGCCGCGAAGGCCGAGCACCCCACCGCTGTGCCGATTGCGGGTGGCACCGACGTGATGGTCGAGATCAACTTCGACCACCGCAGGCCCGAGTACCTGCTCGACCTGAACCGCGTCGGCGACCTCTACGAGTGGGAGGTCGGCGAGGACAGCGTGCGGCTCGGCGCCTCCGTGCCGTACACCCGGATCATGGAGCACCTGCGGGCGGAGCTGCCGGGCCTCGCCCTCGCCTCGCACACCGTCGCCTCTCCGCAGATCCGCAACCGCGGCGGCGTCGGCGGCAACCTCGGCACCGCCTCCCCGGCCGGCGACGCCCACCCCGCCCTGCTCGCGGCCGGCGCCGAGGTCGAGGCGGAGTCGGTGCGCGGCACCCGCCGCATCCCGATCGACGCGTTCTACACCGGGGTGAAGCGCAACGCGCTCGCCCCCGACGAGCTGATCCGCGCCGTCCACGTCAAGAAGGCCGACGGCCCGCAGCAGTACTCCAAGGTGGGCACCCGCAACGCCATGGTCATCGCCGTCTGCGCGTTCGGCATCGCGCTGCACCCGGCCTCGCGGACGGTCCGCACCGGGATCGGCTCGGCCGCGCCCACCCCCGTGCGGGCGAAGACCGCGGAGGAGTTCCTCGGCGCGGCGCTCGACGAGGGCGGGTTCTGGGACAACGGGAAGATCATCACCCCGTCGGTGGCCAAGCGGTTCGCGGAGCTGTGCGCCGCCGCCTGCAACCCCATCGACGACGTGCGCGGGACGGCGAGCTACCGCCGCCACGCGGTGGGCGTCATGGCCCGCCGGACGCTGACCTGGACCTGGGAGTCGTACCGCGGCGCCCGCCGCACCGCCGAGGGAGCCGCCTGA
- a CDS encoding DUF2637 domain-containing protein, protein MRLTDISLNWLLPGAVLLLGMLAAVAVLARGKRSSGANASADDSWERTEERRRRKEAIYGTASYVLLFCCAAVAAALSFHGLVGFGQQNLGLTNGWEYLVPFGLDGAAMFCSVLAVREASHGDAALGSRILVWTFAGAAAWFNWVHAPRGLGHDGAPQFFSGMSLSAAVLFDRALKQTRRAALREQGLVPRPLPQIRVVRWARAPRETYKAWSLMLLENVRSLDEAVDEVREDKARKEETKLRRREQHRVERAQLKAISRGHGPRFPGRGGGGGGGRQVEAPAALEPATAERVPAEPAIANSSEQLPVRSRPSLQPVRHGADSSVTVDLTAEDDTMALPRLDSLERKLKDLEQQFG, encoded by the coding sequence ATGAGATTGACCGACATATCGCTGAACTGGCTGCTTCCCGGCGCCGTACTGCTCCTGGGCATGCTGGCGGCGGTGGCGGTGCTCGCGCGCGGCAAGCGCTCCTCCGGGGCCAACGCGAGCGCGGACGATTCGTGGGAGCGTACCGAGGAGCGCCGCAGGCGCAAGGAGGCCATATACGGCACCGCCTCCTATGTCCTCCTGTTCTGCTGCGCGGCCGTGGCGGCCGCACTCTCCTTCCACGGCCTGGTCGGCTTCGGCCAGCAGAACCTGGGCCTGACCAACGGCTGGGAGTACCTGGTCCCGTTCGGCCTCGACGGCGCCGCCATGTTCTGCTCCGTCCTCGCCGTGCGCGAGGCCAGTCACGGCGACGCCGCCCTCGGCTCCCGCATACTCGTGTGGACGTTCGCGGGCGCTGCCGCATGGTTCAACTGGGTGCACGCCCCCCGGGGCCTCGGTCACGACGGTGCGCCGCAGTTCTTCTCCGGCATGTCGCTCTCGGCGGCCGTGCTCTTCGACCGCGCCCTGAAGCAGACCCGCCGGGCCGCCCTGCGCGAGCAGGGTCTCGTCCCCCGTCCGCTGCCTCAGATCCGTGTGGTGCGCTGGGCACGCGCCCCTCGCGAGACCTACAAGGCCTGGTCGCTGATGCTGCTCGAGAACGTGCGCAGCCTGGACGAGGCCGTCGACGAGGTCCGTGAGGACAAGGCCCGCAAGGAGGAGACGAAGCTGCGCCGCCGCGAGCAGCACCGTGTCGAGCGGGCCCAGCTGAAGGCGATCAGCCGGGGTCACGGACCCCGCTTCCCCGGCCGCGGTGGCGGCGGTGGCGGCGGCCGTCAGGTGGAGGCCCCGGCCGCCCTCGAACCGGCCACGGCCGAGCGGGTCCCCGCGGAGCCTGCGATAGCGAACTCGTCGGAGCAGCTCCCCGTCCGCTCACGGCCCTCCCTCCAGCCCGTGCGCCACGGCGCCGACTCCTCGGTCACCGTCGACCTCACCGCCGAGGACGACACCATGGCCCTGCCGCGCCTCGACTCCCTGGAGCGCAAGCTCAAGGACCTGGAGCAGCAGTTCGGCTGA